The Rubripirellula amarantea genome includes the window CTGATGAGATGATCGATCAGGTGACGTTGAATGTGATGCCGCCTGAGGATTCAGAGCAGCCGAGCGACGAGGAACGTCTTGCATTCGTAGGTGAACTGCGAGACCAAATTCAGCAAGCGCGAGATCTGTTCGCAAGCACTGGTGGGCGTACTGTCATGCGTCGCCTTTCCAACCGCGAGTATGAAGTGACGCTGGCGACACTGTTCGGCCGACGTGTCGATACGTTGGGCCTGACCGCAGACTTTCCCAAAGAAACAACCATCCACCACGTCGACACAATCGGCGAGAGTTTGGTGACGTCCGGGTTTCTATTGGATCAGTACTTTCAAGCTGCTTCACGATTGGTCGAAGCGCGGCTTGGCAGTCCGGCGACAAAGCCGCAGTCGTGGCACTTTACGGATAATTTTCGACAGTACGAAGAACTCAGCGGACCTCACCGAAAGGCATTCAAGTACGGCTTTCTTTGTCTGTACGAACAGCCCAACACTGACACACGACAAGGTGGCTACGGACACATCGAAGATTTCCTTCGTGGCGTACCAGTATCGGGTCTCTATGACATCGAAGTCCTTGCTCAAGCGATGCACCGAGACACTCACTACGACCCAGAAATATTCCGAATTGATTTCACTGAACCTTTCCAATTGGCCGTGGTTCCCGGTGACGTGACTAAAGGCCATATCCATTACCCTCAAGCAATTGAGCCAGTTCTGGGCAGCACGATCGTGCCGGACGAGAAACAGGAATGGCTTCGCTTTCGAGTTTGGCTTGAAGCCGGACAAACCCCTCGTTTCATCTTTCCCAACGGTCCGTATGAATCGCGTGCTTCGGTTCTAAAAGTGAATGAACGCTACGAGGATGAATTGTCGCAAGGCAATAAGGGCGTTGATCGAACTCAGATTCTTCTTGAAGGCGCACTGCCTCATATCAAGATCGACGAGATTAAGATCAACGGACCTATCGAAGAGCGCGGCGGCAGCAATGAAGAGAAAGCGGTCTTCGGCGACGACGGATTTCAACCCGACCTTGCACTCGAACAGTTGCAGGAGTTCGCAAGGAAGGCGTTCCGACGCCCGCTTGATCAAACCGACCAAGATCGTATCGAAGCGATCTACACGCGGCGGATAGCTGAAAACGCCAAGCCACGGCAAGCAGCGCTGGATACGGTGAAGATGATTCTTTGTTCGCCTTCGTTCTTGTACCTGAGCGAGATCACTCCTGAAGATGAAAGTGAACTTCGTCCATTTGATTTGGCGTCGCGACTCTCGTACACGCTTTGGGCTGCCCCGCCCGATGATGTGCTGTTTAATTCCGCGGAAACCGGACGCCTGACTGACACCGACGAACTTAAGCTGCAGATTGAGCGGCTGCTAGATGACACGAGATCGCGTGAGTTCGTTGTTGGTTTTTTGGATAGTTGGTTGAACTTGCGAGACATCGGAAACCTGCCCCCGCCTCGCGATAGCGTCAATGAGTACTATGCCGAAAACCTGCCCGAAGCGATGAAAGAAGAGACACGTCTATTCTTTCGCAACTTGCTTGATGAAAATGGCTCGGTCACTGACTTTTTGGACGCTGATTACACATATGTCGACAAGAAGCTCGCCAAGCTCTACGGACTGCCTGAGCAGGATACGCTTCGGTTAGCGGATGGTTTCCAACGAGTTAGCTTGGCGGGTAACCACCAGCGCGGCGGCGTGCTGGGCATGGCAAGCGTTCTTACGGTGAGCGCGAATGGCGTAGACACATCTCCGGTGACGCGTGGCGTCTGGGTGCTTGAAAACGTTCTGGGCGTGACACCGCCGCCGCCACCCGATGAGGTCCCGTCGATCGATGCAAACGTTAGCGGAGCAACTACGATTCGCGAAAAATTGGCCATTCATAGCGAGGATAAGGCTTGCTACGTGTGCCATCGAAACATGGACCCGCTCGGATTCGCGTTGGAAACGTTTGATCCGATTGGGCGTTGGCGAACCGAATACGCTCGGCCAAAGTGGGAAAAGAATAAGCCTGCCGCGTTAGTGGACCCGTCAGGCAAACTACCGTCGGGCGAAACGTTTGAAGATTTTGACAGTTTCAAGTTTGTGTTGCTGGAACACCGACGAGACTTGTTCACTCGCCATTTGATTGAAAAGCTTCTAACGTATTCATCCGGCCGATTGATGGAACGCGCCGACCAGTACGAGATCGACGATATTCTTGCTCGCGTCAAGGCAGACGACTATGGTTTGCAAACGTTGGTCGTCGAAGTCATGACTAGCCAAATCTTTCGCTCTCGCTAGTACGAAGAACATCGCCCCGCTAGTCCGAGCTTCGCGGTTGCCGCGCAAAACAGACACAAGTAGCAAGTCAACCAACGATCAAGATCGGCCGTTAGTCCTAGTGATGTTGAAGTCTAGGGGCATTTCTTTGAATCTCACGCGAGTGCGAATCCAGCGACAGCGGCGTGCCCTGATGCAGACCAAAGTTCCTGGCTAGACTGACGTCGCAGCTTCGCACTTTGTACTCGCAATTTGTTTTCGCACCTTCGCCCTCCCACCTTCGTCTTCGCACCTTCACCCAATTCACTCATCGACAATATGCCTTGGATTTATCTCGCTCTCGCCGGACTACTGGAAATCGGTTGGGCCGTGGGACTGAAGTACTCTGATGGATTCTCCAAACCGATCGCGTCGGTCGTAACCATCATCACGATGATCGCTAGCTTTACTCTCTTGTCATTCGCTCTGCGATCCATTCCTCTTGGCACCGGCTATGCGGTGTGGACGGGGATTGGAGCTGTCGGCACTGCGATTGCGGGGATGGTGTTGTTTTCAGAATCAAGAGACCTCGTCCGCTTGCTTTGCATCGCACTCATCGTCGTGGGAATCATTGGCCTCAAGTTCACTCTCGCAGCCGACCCAAACTAACGAATCAACAGCGAGTTGTCCTCGAACACCTTTTGACGCGTCTGCGTGGTCGGTATCCAACATGTTTCGTCGTTGCGGCTGGTTTTGAGCGACAACTCCATGAAAAAACGCTTTTGTCACAGGCTGACAAAAGCGTTGTAAGTGGCAAGGTCTGCTCACGGGTGCGTAACGCAAAACAGCATTACGAGAACGATGTCGTGTTGCTGGTCGACATCGTAGAGAAGAAACTACTTCTTCAGTGAGTCACGAATCTCGGTCAGAAGCACGATATCGGCTGGTGGTGGTGCATCAGCTTCTGCCTTTTTCATCCACTTGCTCGCTACCTTCAATGCGATAAAGATCACGAAGGCAAGGATGGTGAAGTCGATCACATTCTGGATGAAAGAACCGTAATGAATGGCTGCGGTCACAGTTTCGCCAGCATCGTTGGTGATCTCTTTGCCAAGCGGAATGGTTAGAGCCGACATATCGGGAACACCAGCAACCACTGCGATCAGTGGGCTAATAATGTTCTCGAGAAAGGATTTCACGATTGCCGCCGTCGCCGTGCCCATCACAATCCCGACGGCCATGTCGATAAGGTTTCCCTTGAATGCGAAGTCTTTGAAGTCTTGGATAAAACTCATTCTTTATTTCCTGAACTTGAACAAATAGGTTGAGATCGTGTTTCCACTGCTACAAGTGATAAGCGAATTGCACGCATAAGAACCGCACTCTGGCCGCAACAAACTTCCGCAATTTGCAGCTTTCTGACGTTGTCGCTCCCTCCTACTCCACGCAGTTTGCCGCACCGTGGCAAATTACGTTCCTTTCGATAGCCCTACGCCGTTCGACAACGGGACCTCGACGGACACTTGACAACCCGTTACTTAACATGTAAAGTAAATGTGTTGTCACACGGAGATCAATAACATGGCCCCCATCACGCTACGCCAGCAACTCGGGAAACGCGGTCCGTTTGAATCGCTCGAACAAGAGGCAATGCTTAGCATCCTTCGCACGAGTGACCTGCTCGAAAATCGCCTCGCAAGATTGTTGCGTGATCACGACCTAACGCCGTCGCAGTACAACGCACTTCGCATCATGCGTGGCGAGGGCAAGCCGATGCCCTGCTTGGAAGTAGCGCAACGGATGATTCAGGTTGCTCCCGCGATCACTCGCGTCGTCGATCAATTGGTCGCCAAGGGGCTCGCCAGTAAAGAACAATCACTCGAAGATCGCCGTGTGTACCTTGTGGAGATCACAAAGCCGGGACTGCGTGTGTTATCCAAACTTGATGAACCAATTCAAACGATGCATCAGACGCTGTTGGGACACGTGCCCAAGTCAGAATTGAAAATGCTCAACGCAATTTTGCAAGCGACCAGGGAAGGGATCGCGGAGTAGTTTTCTTACCCAAATAGTTCACATGTAAAGCGTAGGCTGCACGTTCGTTGTGGCTCGCAATTGTTCACTTACCTTAAGGACCGGACCTCATGAACGCTTCACGTCGAAATATGCTTTCCTTAACGGCGGCCGGACTGATTCACGTTGCCGCTAGTCCGAGTGATTCGCTTGCTGATGGAACGGCGGATAACCAATGGTTGATTCGTCAAGCGACCGAACGTGGGCATACAGATTTGGGGTGGCTCAAGAGCTTTCACTCATTTTCGTTTGGTGACTACTACGATCAACGGCACATGGGTTTCCGTAGCCTACGTGTGATCAACGATGACAAGATTTCCGCCGGTCGAGGGTTTCCAACTCATCCGCATCGCGACATGGAAATCATTTCCTATGTGCTACAGGGGGCTTTGCAGCATAAGGACAGCACGGGCAAGGGTGCCATCATTAGTCCCGATGACATTCAAATGATGTCGGCTGGAACGGGAATCACACATAGTGAGTACAACCCATCGCAAACCGAACCGAACCATTTTCTTCAAATTTGGATTGAGCCGGCGATGCGTGGTGTGCAGCCGCGGTACAGCGACAACAAAGTAACGACGGAGCAAAAACTTAACGTCTGGAACTTTATCGCAGGCCCAGAAGACTCTGGCGCGGCGGTTGACATTCATCAAGACGCCAAAATCTTCGCGACCAAATTACAAGGTGGATCGAGTCTTGATTACACGCTTGAAGCCAATCGTCACGCGTGGCTTCAAGTTGCCACGGGTGAGGTAATCGTCAACGGAACGACGCTTGCCGCCGGTGATGCGGTGGCATCGAGCCGATCGACAGCCTTGCACGTAGTGGCAACTCAAGATGCCGACGTGCTGTTGTTCGATCTCGCTTAAAGCATTTTGACTCTCTCGGTAGGGCGATGCCGGTCATCGCCCGTTCTCATTTATCATGGGTGCTATGAACGCATCACTCTCTTACTTAGGAAACTTAACATGGCCAAACTCCTGTACATCGAATCGTCGCCACGAAAATCGCGTTCTAAGTCGATCGCGGCTGCTCAGACTTTCCTCGACACTTACCAATCGAACAATCCAGACGATGAGATCGTGACAATCGACTTGTGGACCAAGCGTCTGCCAGATTTCGATGGCTATACCATTGATGCCAAGTATCAAGTGCTACATGGTCAAGGTTTTGATGACGACCAGGCCAAAGCTTGGCAGTCCGTCGTTGACGTTTGTGATGAATTCAAGAGCGGTGACAAGTTTCTGATCAGCGTGCCGATGTGGAATTTCAGTGTTCCCTACAAGCTAAAACACTACATCGATGTCATCGCCCAACCGGGCCAGACGTTCAGTTTTGATCCTGAGACGGGTTACACGGGGCTTGTTACTGGGAAGCCAGCGGTCGTGGTTTACGCACGAG containing:
- a CDS encoding DUF1592 domain-containing protein; translation: MHLSRMGHRRVTLVAWMFAFAIATERSVEAIEPSPSQPTPVANFLANYCLDCHNAESEEGDREFDSFELPLTSEQLVIAADEMIDQVTLNVMPPEDSEQPSDEERLAFVGELRDQIQQARDLFASTGGRTVMRRLSNREYEVTLATLFGRRVDTLGLTADFPKETTIHHVDTIGESLVTSGFLLDQYFQAASRLVEARLGSPATKPQSWHFTDNFRQYEELSGPHRKAFKYGFLCLYEQPNTDTRQGGYGHIEDFLRGVPVSGLYDIEVLAQAMHRDTHYDPEIFRIDFTEPFQLAVVPGDVTKGHIHYPQAIEPVLGSTIVPDEKQEWLRFRVWLEAGQTPRFIFPNGPYESRASVLKVNERYEDELSQGNKGVDRTQILLEGALPHIKIDEIKINGPIEERGGSNEEKAVFGDDGFQPDLALEQLQEFARKAFRRPLDQTDQDRIEAIYTRRIAENAKPRQAALDTVKMILCSPSFLYLSEITPEDESELRPFDLASRLSYTLWAAPPDDVLFNSAETGRLTDTDELKLQIERLLDDTRSREFVVGFLDSWLNLRDIGNLPPPRDSVNEYYAENLPEAMKEETRLFFRNLLDENGSVTDFLDADYTYVDKKLAKLYGLPEQDTLRLADGFQRVSLAGNHQRGGVLGMASVLTVSANGVDTSPVTRGVWVLENVLGVTPPPPPDEVPSIDANVSGATTIREKLAIHSEDKACYVCHRNMDPLGFALETFDPIGRWRTEYARPKWEKNKPAALVDPSGKLPSGETFEDFDSFKFVLLEHRRDLFTRHLIEKLLTYSSGRLMERADQYEIDDILARVKADDYGLQTLVVEVMTSQIFRSR
- the sugE gene encoding quaternary ammonium compound efflux SMR transporter SugE, whose amino-acid sequence is MPWIYLALAGLLEIGWAVGLKYSDGFSKPIASVVTIITMIASFTLLSFALRSIPLGTGYAVWTGIGAVGTAIAGMVLFSESRDLVRLLCIALIVVGIIGLKFTLAADPN
- the mscL gene encoding large conductance mechanosensitive channel protein MscL, translated to MSFIQDFKDFAFKGNLIDMAVGIVMGTATAAIVKSFLENIISPLIAVVAGVPDMSALTIPLGKEITNDAGETVTAAIHYGSFIQNVIDFTILAFVIFIALKVASKWMKKAEADAPPPADIVLLTEIRDSLKK
- a CDS encoding MarR family winged helix-turn-helix transcriptional regulator, with the protein product MAPITLRQQLGKRGPFESLEQEAMLSILRTSDLLENRLARLLRDHDLTPSQYNALRIMRGEGKPMPCLEVAQRMIQVAPAITRVVDQLVAKGLASKEQSLEDRRVYLVEITKPGLRVLSKLDEPIQTMHQTLLGHVPKSELKMLNAILQATREGIAE
- a CDS encoding pirin family protein; protein product: MNASRRNMLSLTAAGLIHVAASPSDSLADGTADNQWLIRQATERGHTDLGWLKSFHSFSFGDYYDQRHMGFRSLRVINDDKISAGRGFPTHPHRDMEIISYVLQGALQHKDSTGKGAIISPDDIQMMSAGTGITHSEYNPSQTEPNHFLQIWIEPAMRGVQPRYSDNKVTTEQKLNVWNFIAGPEDSGAAVDIHQDAKIFATKLQGGSSLDYTLEANRHAWLQVATGEVIVNGTTLAAGDAVASSRSTALHVVATQDADVLLFDLA
- a CDS encoding FMN-dependent NADH-azoreductase; translation: MAKLLYIESSPRKSRSKSIAAAQTFLDTYQSNNPDDEIVTIDLWTKRLPDFDGYTIDAKYQVLHGQGFDDDQAKAWQSVVDVCDEFKSGDKFLISVPMWNFSVPYKLKHYIDVIAQPGQTFSFDPETGYTGLVTGKPAVVVYARGGTYDGDSAKMDHQKPYVEQMLGFFGFTDIESVVVEPTLAGPDDVASTEKAAAEKARELAKKF